TGGTTGATTAGTGCGCCTGACGCAAGCCGCATGAAGGCCTTTTTCACCTTCACTTAGTTCGTATTCAACTTCCTCTCCGTCTTTAAGTGTTTTAAAACCATCGCTTTCAATCACTGAAAAATGAACGAACACATCACTGCCACTTTCGTGGGTGATAAAACCGTATCCCTTAGCATCATTAAACCACTTAACAACGCCTTTT
The window above is part of the bacterium genome. Proteins encoded here:
- a CDS encoding cold shock domain-containing protein translates to MGAALKGVVKWFNDAKGYGFITHESGSDVFVHFSVIESDGFKTLKDGEEVEYELSEGEKGLHAACVRRTNQPIEKISELKIEVDATNTISGSHLSEDLTNFSSSEQSSILDNKTESNS